Within Spirochaetota bacterium, the genomic segment AAGAGTGATGAGTGATGGGTGATAGGTGATGAGTGATGGGTGAAGGGTGATGAGATGATTCATGAAGATCTGGATGTGTGGAAGGATTCAGTTAAACTGGTGAAACAAGTGTATGAAATAACAGCTTTGTTTCCTAAAGAAGAACTTTATGGACTTACTTCCCAAATAAGAAGGGCTGCTATATCAGTACCATCAAATATAGCAGAGGGTTGTGCAAGAAATTCTGATAAAGAATTAATTCAATTTTTATATATTTCTTTAGGTTCCTTAGCTGAATTACAAACTCAGTTGATTATTTCAAAAGAATTGGGATACATTAATAATAATTTGGTTGTGGATAACGATATAGAAAAAATTAGAAAAATGTTAGTAGGTCTGATCAAATACCTGAGATCAAAACAATGATGTTCTATTCACGCTTCACAGGTCACCTATCACACTTAATATAACCAGGTATTAATATAATTTTGGAAGGAGTAAGTTCAACTGGTTAATAAAGAGTATAAAATATATTGCATTTTTCAGTAAATATGTCCATCCTGTCTGTATATAAAGAAAAATAGAAAATCCTTGACAATTTATGAGTAATAAATTTACTCGTTATTATTGGTATGTGATGGATTTTTTGTGTGTGGTTGCGATAGTTACTATAAAAAGACTTGGTCAGGAAGTGCTCCTGTAACTGAGAGGGCGAAGCTGTGTCCCTGTCATTGCGAACGAAGTGAAGTAATTCCGGTGTGATGAAAGGCGAGATTGCCACGGCACTGCGTGCCTCGCAATGACAAAAGGCGAGATTGCCACGCACCTGCGGTGCTCGCAATGACGGATGTTGCCAATGTGTCATTGCGAGCGTAGCGACGCAATCACGGTGATGCGGAAGGCAAGATTGCCACGCACCTACGGTGCTCGCACTGACGGGGGCAAAAATAATTGCGAGCGTAGCGAAGCAAGCCCTTTATAAAGAAATGGTAAAATTGTCAATGATGAGGTTATTATGAAAACGGTTGCTCTTATTGGTTGTGGCAGAATTTCAAAAAGACATATAGAAGCTATTGCTTCAAATAAAAACATTGCTATTGCAAGTGTTTGTGATATAGATGAAGATAAAGCTCGTGAAACCGGAAATAGTTTAAAAGTTCCATGGACAACCGATTACAAGACAATGAAAGATGTCGATGTTGCAGCAATTCTTACACCTTCAGGATTGCATCCACGACATGC encodes:
- a CDS encoding four helix bundle protein, producing MIHEDLDVWKDSVKLVKQVYEITALFPKEELYGLTSQIRRAAISVPSNIAEGCARNSDKELIQFLYISLGSLAELQTQLIISKELGYINNNLVVDNDIEKIRKMLVGLIKYLRSKQ